A genomic region of Trifolium pratense cultivar HEN17-A07 linkage group LG3, ARS_RC_1.1, whole genome shotgun sequence contains the following coding sequences:
- the LOC123917515 gene encoding uncharacterized protein LOC123917515, whose protein sequence is MEILSSIVGIVAEHTVVPIGRQASYLIFYKGNFSMLSVHVKDLEAAKERITHSVEEEKRNGKKIETDVMNWLEKVDEVIEKANQLQKDPLRANARCSAWSFPNLILRHQLSRKATKIVKDVNEVQEKGKFDRIGYLPTLDGEASSSSTRGGENYETRESLKENIMKALTHQNSCNIGVYGLGGVGKTTLLQEVFEISKQHKLFDTIVTTNVTKDPDIKTIQGEIADLLGLRFDEETILGRAHRLRKRIMMEKNILVILDDIWTKLDLKKVGIPFGNEHNGCKLLMTSRNQDVLLQMDVPKDLTFKLELMSENETWSLFQFMAGDVIKDSNLKGVAIQVAKKCEGLPLVVVAVARALKDKRDVQSWKDALRRLQSGHHTIFSALELSYDSLESDEMRDVFLLFALFQSQMVDYFLKVAMGLDILKDVKTVDDARNRLNPIIHSLEASCLIDIKTSGKIQMHDFVRDFAISIARRDKHVFLRKQSDEEWPTKDFLTRCTQVVLDSCVSELPQMIDCPNIKFFCLNSKNRFLEVPDYFFEGMGSLRVLDLTSLNLSSLPTSFRFLTNLQTLCLYFCILENMVQIKALQNLEILCLGNSSMTKLPIEIGQLTQLRMLDLSNSGIEVIPPNIISNLTKLEELYMGNTFVDWEDVSSTVQNKNASIAELRKLPNLTSLELQIRETWMLPRDLQTVFEKLERYKITIGDVWEWSDIVDGTSKTLMLKLGTNIHLEHGIKALIKGVENLYLDVVDGIQNMLYQLNGEGFPLLKHLHIQNNANMKHIVDSQERNQMHVSFPMLETLVLDNLKNLEHICLGPLSIASFGSLSAIKVKNCVQLGYLLSFALVKELSHLSKIEVCHCNSMKEIVLGDNNSSASMVFLFRSLTLEHLETLQNFFSGNDQKHQLLDPYVSTPLFNVQVAFPNLDTLKLSSLNLNKVWDDGHHSMCKLTSLIVENCGGLKYLFSSTMVGSFKNLKHLEISNCPLMEEIIAKEERNNEIEDVHFFKLEKITLKDMDKLKTIWHRQFEIVKMLQVNNCKKLVVVFPSSMQTTYNKLEMLEVTNCALVEEIFELSFNENNSSVENTTHLEIIIDGLPKLKNIWSGDCDKILSFQILIIVRLKNCASLEYLLPLSIATCCSHLQELHINKCGNMKEIVAEEKEKESGVSAAPTFEFNQLSILLLWGLHKLKGFYAKEHTLSCSSLKEIDVVDCAKLNLYRTLSTRSSNFQDDKLSILTPQPLFIVEEVIPNLKKLRINHKEANVILQAQNTSALFTKMTYLCLSFDIIEDATFPYWFLQNVHTLESLLVEWCCFKKIFQDEGQISEKKTYPQLKMLTLYQLHKLQHICEEGFQIDPVLAFLEYLDVDNCSSLLCLLPSSATLNHLEYLEITNCNGLKKLITSPTAQSLHKLISLKVKDCNSLEEIITGEENVGIAFISLELLMLDCLPRLTKFCSSKCFLKFPMLKEVIVRECPRMKIFSEGNTSTPNLRKVKIAENDEWLWKGNLNDTITNIFEDKVAFRKFNCLALSDYPELKDLWYGQLNHNVFCNLKSLAVQKCDFLSHILLPSNIIQALHRLEDLKVTDCDSLEAVFDVKGIKSREILIKQSTQLKSLTLSSLPKLKHIWNEDPHEIISFGNLCKVDVSMCQSLLYIFPLSLCQDLGHLEMLHIISCGVEEIVEMEEGSMEINFNFPQLNQLVLCYLTNLKSFYRGKYVLECPPSLKILNVYRCEALRMFFFQQPNAVGRNPIIPQQALFSIEKLSPNLEELAINSPDVMEILNQENVFHKVEFLRLQCFDETPTVFLNDIHTSFPNFKTFQVRNSSFETLFPTKETIGHLSMDISKQIRCLYLYELENLKYIWQEDFPLDHPLLQYLEQLSAWNCPSLISFVPSSTCFTNLTYLEVDNCKELIYLITSSTAKSLVQLTTLKILNCEKMLDVVKQIDDEEENIIFENLYYLEFTSLSSFRSFCYGKQTFIFPSFLRFIVKGCPQMKIFSSGVTVTPYLTEIEVEEGNKRWKGDLNTTIEQLFIEKELPHSNVE, encoded by the exons ATGGAAATTCTATCTTCTATTGTTGGAATAGTAGCAGAACATACTGTTGTGCCTATTGGACGTCAAGCAAGTTACTTGATATTCTACAAAGGCAATTTCAGTATGTTATCAGTTCATGTTAAAGACCTTGAGGCTGCAAAAGAAAGAATAACCCATTcggttgaagaagaaaagagaaatgGTAAAAAGATTGAAACAGATGTGATGAACTGGTTAGAGAAAGTGGATGAGGTCATTGAAAAGGCAAATCAGCTTCAAAAGGATCCTCTTCGTGCCAACGCTAGGTGCTCAGCATGGTCGTTCCCCAATTTGATTTTGCGTCATCAACTAAGTAGGAAGGCCACAAAAATTGTAAAAGATGTTAATGAAGTTCAAGAAAAAGGGAAGTTTGATCGAATTGGTTACCTTCCCACCCTAGATGGAGAAGCCTCCTCCTCCTCAACAAGAGGTGGTGAAAATTATGAGACAAGGGAATCACTTAAAGAGAACATTATGAAGGCACTAACACACCAAAATTCATGCAACATTGGGGTCTATGGGTTGGGTGGGGTGGGTAAAACCACACTGCTGCAGGAAGTTTTTGAAATATCTAAGCAACACAAATTGTTTGATACAATTGTTACAACGAATGTAACAAAAGATCCAGACATTAAAACAATTCAAGGGGAGATTGCAGATTTGTTGGGTCTACGATTCGATGAGGAGACTATTCTTGGCAGAGCACATCGCCTGAGAAAAAGAATCATGATGGAAAAAAATATCCTTGTCATTCTAGATGATATATGGACCAAACTTGATTTGAAGAAAGTTGGAATTCCATTTGGCAATGAACATAATGGTTGTAAATTGTTGATGACATCCAGAAATCAAGATGTGTTGCTTCAAATGGATGTTCCAAAGGATTTAACTTTCAAACTTGAACTTATGAGTGAAAACGAGACATGGAGCTTGTTTCAATTTATGGCTGGGGATGTGATTAAAGATAGCAATTTGAAAGGTGTAGCAATTCAAGTtgccaaaaaatgtgaaggtTTGCCTCTTGTGGTAGTGGCGGTTGCTCGAGCATTGAAAGATAAGAGGGATGTTCAATCTTGGAAAGATGCATTAAGGAGATTACAAAGTGGTCATCATACAATTTTTTCTGCTTTGGAATTGAGTTACGACTCATTGGAGAGTGATGAAATGAGGGATGTCTTCTTGCTTTTTGCATTATTTCAAAGTCAAATGGTAGATTACTTTCTTAAAGTTGCAATGGGTTTGGATATATTAAAGGATGTTAAGACTGTGGATGATGCTAGAAACAGACTTAATCCAATAATCCATTCTTTGGAGGCATCTTGTTTGATTGATATTAAAACAAGTGGAAAAATCCAAATGCATGACTTTGTTCGGGATTTTGCTATCTCCATAGCACGTAGGGACAAACATGTATTTCTAAGAAAACAATCAGATGAGGAATGGCCAACCAAGGATTTTTTAACAAGGTGCACACAAGTTGTTCTAGATAGTTGTGTGTCCGAGCTTCCTCAAATGATTGACTGCCCAAACATTAAGTTTTTCTGTTTGAACAGTAAGAATCGTTTTTTAGAAGTCCCTGATTACTTTTTTGAGGGTATGGGAAGCCTTAGAGTCCTAGATTTAACATCTCTGAACTTGTCTTCGTTACCCACTTCATTTCGGTTCCTAACCAACCTTCAAACACTGTGTTTGTATTTTTGCATTTTGGAAAATATGGTTCAAATTAAAGCTTTGCAAAATTTAGAAATTCTTTGCCTTGGGAATTCTTCAATGACTAAGTTGCCAATAGAAATAGGGCAATTGACTCAATTGAGAATGCTTGATTTGAGCAATTCAGGAATAGAAGTAATCCCACCCAACATTATATCAAACTTGACCAAACTGGAGGAGTTGTACATGGGCAATACCTTTGTTGATTGGGAAGATGTGAGTTCAACGGTTCAAAACAAAAATGCTAGCATTGCTGAGCTTCGAAAACTACCCAACTTGACAAGTCTAGAATTACAAATTCGTGAGACTTGGATGTTGCCAAGGGACTTGCAGACGGTGTTTGAGAAGTTGGAACGATATAAAATAACTATTGGTGATGTATGGGAATGGTCTGACATTGTGGATGGAACCTCAAAAACATTGATGCTCAAACTTGGTACTAATATACATTTGGAGCACGGAATTAAAGCATTGATTAAAGGTGTTGAGAATTTGTACTTGGATGTTGTAGACGGAATTCAAAATATGCTTTATCAACTAAACGGAGAAGGATTTCCGTTGTTGAAACATCTCCACATCCAAAATAATGCAAACATGAAGCATATTGTTGACTCACAAGAGAGGAATCAAATGCATGTGTCATTTCCCATGTTGGAAACACTAGTACTTGATAATCTTAAAAACTTGGAGCATATATGTCTTGGTCCACTTTCAATTGCTTCTTTTGGAAGTCTTAGTGCTATCAAAGTCAAAAATTGTGTCCAATTGGGATATCTTCTCTCTTTTGCGTTGGTTAAAGAACTTTCCCACCTTTCTAAGATTGAAGTTTGTCATTGCAATTCTATGAAGGAGATAGTGCTTGGAGACAACAATTCAAGTGCATCAATGGTTTTTCTATTCCGTTCTTTGACTTTAGAACATCTGGAGACACTTCAGAATTTCTTCTCCGGAAATGACCAAAAGCATCAATTGTTAGATCCTTATGTGTCAACACCATTGTTCAATGTTCAG GTTGCATTTCCTAATTTGGATACTCTTAAATTGAGCTCACTCAATTTGAATAAAGTTTGGGATGACGGTCATCATTCTATGTGCAAATTAACTAGCTTGATTGTGGAGAATTGTGGTGGATTGAAGTACTTATTCTCGTCAACTATGGTTGGAAGTTTTAAGAACCTCAAACACCTTGAAATAAGTAATTGTCCTTTGATGGAGGAAATAATAGCCAAAGAAGAGAGAAACAATGAAATAGAA GAcgttcattttttcaaattagaGAAAATCACATTGAAGGACATGGACAAGTTGAAGACAATATGGCACCGCCAATTTGAAATAGTGAAAATGTTGCAAGTGAACAATTGTAAGAAACTTGTGGTGGTTTTTCCTTCTTCAATGCAAACAACATATAATAAGCTAGAGATGTTGGAGGTTACAAATTGTGCTTTAGTAGAAGAGATATTTGAATTGAGTTTCAATGAAAATAATAGCAGTGTAGAGAACACAACACATTTGGAAATCATTATAGATGGATTGCCGAAACTGAAAAATATATGGAGTGGGGATTGTGACAAAATTCTTAGTTTTCAAATTCTTATTATTGTAAGACTTAAAAACTGTGCAAGCTTGGAGTATCTATTACCACTTTCTATAGCCACTTGTTGCTCACATCTCCAAGAACTTCATATAAACAAATGTGGAAATATGAAGGAAATTGTTGCAGAAGAGAAGGAGAAAGAATCTGGAGTGAGTGCAGCTCCCACATTTGAGTTTAATCAACTAAGTATTTTATTGCTTTGGGGCTTGCATAAACTCAAGGGTTTCTATGCTAAAGAGCATACCCTATCATGTTCATCTTTGAAGGAAATTGATGTTGTTGATTGTGCAAAGTTGAATTTGTACAGAACTCTATCTACAAGAAGCTCCAATTTTCAAGATGACAAACTCTCCATTTTAACGCCACAACCACTTTTCATTGTCGAAGAG GTGATTCCAAATTTGAAGAAGTTGAGAATAAATCACAAAGAAGCTAACGTGATATTACAAGCCCAAAACACAAGTGCCCTATTCACCAAAATGACATATCTTTGTTTGTCCTTTGATATTATTGAAGATGCTACATTTCCTTATTGGTTTCTTCAAAATGTGCACACTCTTGAGTCACTACTTGTTGAATGGTGTTGcttcaagaaaatatttcaagaTGAAGGACAGATAAGTGAGAAGAAGACTTACCCACAGCTCAAAATGCTCACATTGTATCAATTACATAAGCTTCAACATATATGTGAGGAAGGATTCCAAATTGATCCTGTTCTTGCATTCCTTGAATACTTAGATGTTGATAATTGTTCTAGTTTGTTATGTTTATTGCCTTCCTCCGCCACCCTTAATCATTTGGAATATCTGGAGATAACAAATTGCAAcgggttaaaaaaattaattacatcTCCTACGGCACAAAGTTTGCACAAGCTCATTTCGCTGAAGGTAAAAGACTGTAATTCACTTGAAGAAATAATTACTGGAGAGGAAAATGTTGGCATTGCATTTATTAGTTTAGAATTATTGATGTTGGATTGTTTGCCAAGGCTCACCAAATTTTGTTCTAGCAAGTGCTTCTTGAAGTTTCCAATGTTGAAGGAAGTAATTGTGAGGGAATGTCCTCGCATGAAGATTTTTTCAGAGGGAAACACAAGTACACCAAATCTTCGAAAAgttaaaattgcagaaaatgaTGAATGGCTTTGGAAGGGAAACCTAAATGATACAATAACCAACATATTTGAAGATAAG GTTGCATTTCGTAAATTTAACTGTTTAGCCTTATCTGATTACCCTGAGCTAAAAGATTTGTGGTATGGCCAACTTAATCACAATGTGTTTTGCAATCTCAAGTCCCTAGCAGTgcaaaaatgtgattttttatcaCATATACTTTTACCATCAAATATAATACAAGCGCTGCATAGATTGGAAGATTTAAAAGTAACAGACTGTGACTCGTTAGAAGCAGTGTTTGATGTGAAAGGTATCAAGTCTAGAGAAATATTGATAAAACAAAGCACTCAGTTGAAAAGTTTGACTCTATCTAGTTTGCCAAAATTGAAGCACATATGGAATGAGGATCCTCATGAAATTATCAGCTTTGGAAACTTATGCAAGGTGGATGTTTCTATGTGCCAAAGCTTGCTATATATCTTTCCATTGTCATTATGCCAAGATCTTGGACATCTCGAAATGCTTCATATAATCTCTTGTGGAGTTGAGGAAATTGTAGAAATGGAAGAAGGATCAATggaaatcaattttaattttcccCAACTGAATCAATTGGTACTTTGTTATTTGACAAACCTTAAGAGCTTCTATCGGGGAAAGTATGTTTTAGAGTGCCCTCCTTCCTTGAAGATTCTTAATGTATATCGTTGTGAAGCATTAAGAATGTTTTTCTTCCAACAGCCTAATGCAGTGGGCAGAAATCCCATCATACCTCAACAAGCTCTATTTTCTATTGAAAAG TTGAGCCCCAACCTGGAGGAATTGGCAATAAATAGCCCGGATGTGATGGAGATATTGAATCAAGAAAATGTCTTTCATAAAGTTGAATTTCTTCGTTTGCAATGCTTTGACGAAACTCCAACTGTTTTTCTGAATGATATCCATACATCATTTCctaattttaaaacatttcaaGTGCGTAATAGTTCTTTTGAAACATTGTTCCCCACTAAAGAAACCATTGGTCATCTCAGTATGGATATTTCAAAACAAATAAGATGTTTGTATCTTTATGAATTGGAAAATCTCAAGTACATATGGCAGGAAGACTTTCCATTGGATCATCCTCTGCTGCAATATCTTGAACAGTTATCTGCATGGAATTGTCCAAGTTTGATAAGCTTTGTACCATCGTCAACATGTTTCACAAATTTAACATATTTGGAAGTGGACAACTGCAAAgagcttatttatttaataacatCCTCAACAGCTAAAAGTCTTGTACAACTCAcaacattaaaaatattgaattgtGAGAAGATGTTGGATGTTGTGAAACAgattgatgatgaagaggaaaacATCATATTTGAAAACTTGTATTACTTGGAATTTACTTCTTTGTCAAGTTTTAGAAGCTTCTGCTATGGGAAACAAACATTCATATTCCCATCTTTCTTACGTTTCATTGTTAAAGGGTGCCCTCAAATGAAGATATTCTCATCAGGAGTCACAGTAACACCATACCTGACAGAAATTGAAGTGGAAGAAGGAAACAAGAGATGGAAAGGTGATCTTAATACAACTATTGAACAATTATTCATAGAAAAG GAACTCCCACATTCTAATGTTGAATGA
- the LOC123917517 gene encoding protein PELPK1-like: protein MAYMGFSTTIFPCMILAILLSSSNTLVAGARYLLESNTPQHPKFDFPPLPKPELPTIPELPKPEIPKVPELPKLEFPKVPELPKPEIPKVPELPKPELPKFNVPELPKPEVPKVPELPKPEPPKIPELPKVPELPKPELPKFDVPELPKPEVPKVPELPKSQPPKIPELPKVPELPKFEVPKAPELSKLEPPKIPELPKLEMPKVPELPKAELPKFNVPELPKPEVPKVPELPKPEPPKVHEFPKLEIPKVPELPKPELPKVPELPKPELPKFNVPELPKPELPKFPAIPKVAPTTTP, encoded by the coding sequence ATGGCTTACATGGGTTTTTCAACAACCATTTTTCCATGTATGATTCTAGCTATATTGTTATCAAGCAGTAACACATTGGTTGCCGGGGCACGCTATCTTCTAGAATCAAACACACCTCAGCATCCAAAATTTGATTTCCCACCTCTACCAAAGCCCGAGCTTCCTACGATTCCTGAATTACCTAAGCCAGAAATTCCTAAGGTACCTGAATTACCAAAACTAGAGTTTCCTAAAGTGCCTGAGTTGCCTAAGCCAGAAATACCTAAGGTACCTGAATTGCCAAAGCCCGAGCTACCTAAATTTAATGTCCCTGAATTGCCAAAACCAGAGGTACCTAAAGTCCCTGAATTGCCAAAACCCGAGCCACCTAAAATCCCTGAGTTGCCTAAGGTACCTGAATTGCCAAAGCCCGAGCTACCTAAATTTGATGTCCCTGAATTGCCAAAACCTGAGGTACCTAAAGTCCCTGAATTGCCAAAATCTCAGCCACCTAAAATCCCCGAGTTGCCTAAGGTACCTGAATTGCCAAAATTTGAAGTACCTAAAGCCCCTGAATTGTCAAAACTCGAGCCACCTAAAATCCCTGAGTTGCCTAAGCTAGAAATGCCTAAGGTACCTGAATTGCCAAAAGCCGAGCTACCTAAATTTAATGTCCCTGAATTGCCAAAACCCGAGGTACCTAAAGTCCCTGAATTGCCAAAACCCGAGCCACCTAAAGTTCATGAGTTTCCTAAGCTAGAAATACCTAAGGTACCTGAATTGCCAAAACCAGAACTGCCTAAGGTACCTGAATTACCGAAACCTGAACTACCTAAATTTAATGTCCCTGAATTACCGAAACCTGAGTTACCTAAATTTCCAGCAATTCCTAAAGTTGCTCCAACCACCACTCCATAA